One window of Paenibacillus sp. JQZ6Y-1 genomic DNA carries:
- a CDS encoding FAD-dependent monooxygenase yields MSWNAEVIIAGAGPGGALLGYLLAASGVSVILLERHSHMDKEFRGEHLNAQGEQILKEHGLYQHVQEAGLLLMERVEYFQQGRIIKTILPGPGEQHTGIHVPQKNLLQVLIGESLKFPNYRLMMDTTVTELLHDEQSGAVNGVKVRHQGQEQTIHSSLVIGADGRYSTVRKLAGIGTRILKHGFDLLWARIPAPIGWPATVRMALANDSQLALFSQQGGYIQVGWNIEQDSYRKLRKQPVEPFVHALVEAFPELKETVDQHIRSWDDFVLLQVQSCICDTWVQPGVVIMGDAAHTFSPTGAIGVNSAMQDAHVLAPLLLDALRSGDTGLETLQQFEQLRRQETTAELDSQFAKEAGFSGNFAIYQS; encoded by the coding sequence ATGAGTTGGAATGCAGAAGTAATTATTGCGGGGGCCGGTCCCGGCGGTGCACTGCTGGGGTATTTGCTCGCAGCCAGCGGAGTGTCTGTGATTTTGCTAGAGCGGCATAGTCACATGGATAAAGAATTTCGCGGAGAGCATCTGAATGCACAGGGAGAACAGATTTTGAAGGAGCATGGACTGTACCAGCATGTACAGGAGGCAGGATTGCTGCTAATGGAGCGGGTAGAATATTTTCAACAAGGACGCATCATCAAGACGATTCTGCCGGGTCCGGGTGAACAGCATACCGGTATTCATGTGCCGCAAAAAAACCTACTGCAAGTACTGATCGGCGAATCCTTGAAATTTCCGAATTACAGACTGATGATGGATACAACGGTGACCGAATTACTGCACGATGAGCAGAGCGGAGCTGTCAACGGCGTCAAAGTACGCCATCAAGGGCAAGAACAGACCATACACAGTTCACTGGTCATCGGTGCGGATGGACGCTACTCCACTGTACGCAAGCTGGCTGGTATTGGCACGCGTATTCTCAAGCATGGCTTTGATCTGCTGTGGGCGCGCATTCCGGCACCTATCGGCTGGCCTGCTACGGTGCGTATGGCATTAGCCAATGATTCGCAGCTGGCGTTATTCAGCCAGCAGGGTGGGTACATTCAGGTAGGCTGGAATATTGAGCAGGACAGCTACCGCAAGCTGCGTAAGCAGCCAGTTGAGCCATTTGTGCATGCGCTGGTTGAAGCCTTTCCCGAATTGAAAGAAACGGTGGATCAGCATATCCGTAGCTGGGATGATTTCGTGCTACTTCAGGTACAGAGCTGTATATGTGATACATGGGTGCAGCCGGGAGTAGTTATTATGGGCGATGCAGCGCATACGTTCAGTCCAACAGGCGCGATTGGTGTAAACAGCGCGATGCAGGATGCGCATGTATTAGCGCCGCTCTTGCTAGATGCGCTGCGTTCCGGTGATACTGGTCTAGAAACATTACAACAGTTTGAACAGCTGCGCCGTCAGGAAACAACTGCCGAGCTGGATAGCCAATTTGCTAAGGAAGCGGGCTTTAGCGGCAATTTTGCGATCTATCAGTCGTAA
- a CDS encoding NADPH-dependent FMN reductase, translating into MNQPVTILAISGSLRQSSSNTRLLNAIMGLAPDHMIFTTYTGLNDLPHFTPDLDTDNGPESVQDLRKQLQDAQGVLICTPEYGNGVPGTLKNALDWIVSSGEFVNKPTAVITASPSPMGGNHANASLLLTLQMINAKVSDTTTLTIPHITLKLSKEGTITDVTLKQNLQDLLESLHHACHPSID; encoded by the coding sequence ATGAATCAGCCCGTGACTATACTCGCCATCTCAGGAAGTCTGCGTCAGTCTTCTTCCAATACAAGACTACTCAACGCTATCATGGGACTTGCTCCCGACCATATGATCTTCACCACCTATACTGGTCTCAATGACCTGCCTCATTTTACCCCAGACCTCGATACCGACAATGGACCAGAGTCTGTGCAAGACCTGAGAAAACAGCTTCAAGACGCCCAAGGTGTACTCATCTGCACGCCCGAATATGGTAATGGCGTACCCGGCACACTGAAAAATGCTCTCGACTGGATCGTATCATCCGGCGAATTTGTAAACAAACCAACCGCCGTTATTACAGCCTCCCCTTCCCCTATGGGTGGGAACCATGCCAACGCGTCTCTGCTGCTCACCCTACAAATGATCAACGCCAAGGTATCAGACACAACTACCCTAACCATCCCGCACATTACCTTAAAGCTATCCAAAGAAGGCACCATCACAGACGTTACTTTAAAACAAAATCTACAAGACTTGCTCGAATCCCTACATCACGCTTGTCATCCATCCATAGACTAA
- a CDS encoding FadR/GntR family transcriptional regulator, with translation MFDKLEKKSLVEQLCERLEEQIRSGVWTVGMRIPKEAELMEQFGVSRNTLREAIRALVHVGLLSTRQGDGTFVIAASPLGSVLQKRVGNSSVIEILEVRHALDREAVILACQRRTDDDLQKMEHYSALCLQHTHAGEIEQFVEVDMQLHHTIIGASYNPLLVDLYNHMFERIQMSIMSTTELTTDNDHTGHHNLIEAIRQQDEQRAAVIVDDYIHYFKSIMTEGDFRQ, from the coding sequence ATGTTTGATAAATTAGAAAAAAAGTCGCTCGTTGAGCAGCTATGTGAACGGCTGGAGGAACAGATTCGTAGCGGCGTTTGGACTGTCGGTATGCGCATTCCGAAAGAAGCGGAATTGATGGAACAGTTTGGTGTCAGCCGCAATACACTGCGTGAAGCCATTCGTGCGCTCGTACATGTGGGACTGCTATCTACACGTCAAGGAGACGGCACGTTTGTTATTGCTGCCAGTCCACTCGGTTCGGTCCTCCAAAAGCGAGTCGGCAATTCCAGCGTGATTGAGATTCTGGAAGTTCGGCATGCGCTTGATCGGGAAGCGGTTATTTTGGCATGTCAGCGCCGCACAGACGATGATCTGCAAAAGATGGAGCATTATTCCGCTCTCTGCTTGCAGCATACTCATGCTGGCGAGATCGAGCAATTCGTCGAGGTCGATATGCAGCTGCATCATACGATCATCGGGGCATCCTACAACCCACTGCTGGTCGATCTGTACAACCATATGTTTGAACGGATTCAGATGTCGATTATGAGCACTACCGAGCTGACGACCGACAATGATCATACGGGGCATCACAATCTGATCGAAGCAATCCGTCAGCAGGACGAACAGCGGGCGGCAGTGATTGTAGATGATTATATTCACTATTTCAAATCCATTATGACCGAAGGAGATTTTAGGCAATGA
- a CDS encoding glutathionylspermidine synthase family protein: MRQTRPLQLSRDVLFGGEVAEVVPYHIMYDKPYCLPALTLYHADEYEQLSLGSERVHHLYRKTLRFIQQHLPEPYLVHQLGLHPLLAVLATEQVDWDGITRLDWIISPNGDMKCIENNTDTPSGIPEAAYLEGKLLEYAPDLHPASSHMDSCIRDMFVTAVQDYRQRGLGGILYMTSYDWHDEDRMNTIYLLEQCKLAGIEAVFVPLEQLRIVPGEGLFYENEKIELLYRLYPLEYLAEDREEDSGRTVGEDLLHLVADGKLGLINPVQHMITQSKGFMATLWSLYERNDQMAEHVGFQLFTDEECQWIERYMLPTYFTPEPFITADIPYVSKGFFGREGQGTKLVEQPQTHSEDMTDALALDTSDTAEDEAAIAAYYEQQLKIYQQLQPMERICAQTLEGDFDGYLLTGAFVIGGRFAGLLPRIGGKVTDNLACYCAAAVVPQL, encoded by the coding sequence GTGCGCCAAACTCGTCCATTGCAGCTATCGCGCGACGTACTGTTTGGCGGCGAGGTGGCAGAAGTCGTGCCATACCATATCATGTACGACAAGCCGTATTGCCTGCCTGCCCTCACACTGTATCACGCCGATGAATATGAACAGCTCTCGCTCGGCTCGGAGCGCGTGCATCATCTATATCGCAAAACGCTGCGCTTTATCCAGCAGCATTTGCCAGAGCCTTATCTCGTACACCAGCTTGGTCTGCATCCGCTGCTTGCTGTACTGGCGACGGAACAGGTCGATTGGGACGGCATTACCCGACTGGACTGGATCATTAGCCCGAATGGCGATATGAAATGTATTGAGAATAACACCGATACTCCTAGCGGCATTCCAGAAGCGGCATATTTGGAAGGAAAGCTGCTGGAATATGCGCCCGATTTACACCCTGCCTCCTCACACATGGACAGCTGTATTCGAGACATGTTTGTAACTGCGGTGCAGGATTATCGGCAACGCGGGCTTGGCGGCATCTTGTATATGACCAGCTACGACTGGCATGATGAGGATCGAATGAATACAATCTATCTGCTAGAACAATGCAAGCTGGCAGGCATCGAAGCGGTATTTGTACCGCTGGAGCAATTGCGGATTGTTCCGGGTGAAGGGCTTTTTTATGAGAACGAAAAGATTGAGCTGCTATATCGTCTGTATCCGCTGGAATATCTGGCGGAGGATCGCGAGGAGGACAGCGGACGCACCGTTGGTGAGGACCTGCTGCATCTGGTGGCGGATGGCAAGCTAGGGCTGATCAATCCGGTGCAGCATATGATTACACAGAGCAAAGGCTTTATGGCTACGCTATGGTCGCTGTATGAACGCAATGACCAGATGGCGGAGCATGTGGGCTTTCAGCTATTTACGGATGAGGAATGCCAATGGATTGAACGCTATATGCTGCCGACTTATTTTACCCCGGAACCGTTTATAACAGCGGATATTCCGTATGTGTCCAAAGGCTTCTTCGGACGCGAAGGTCAAGGTACAAAGCTAGTTGAACAGCCGCAGACTCACAGTGAAGATATGACGGATGCGCTGGCTTTGGATACGTCTGACACAGCAGAGGACGAAGCGGCTATCGCTGCTTATTATGAGCAACAACTGAAGATCTATCAGCAGCTTCAACCGATGGAACGAATCTGTGCGCAGACGCTGGAAGGGGATTTTGACGGGTATCTGTTGACGGGTGCATTTGTTATTGGTGGACGCTTTGCCGGTCTGCTGCCGCGGATTGGCGGCAAGGTAACTGACAATCTGGCATGTTATTGTGCAGCGGCAGTCGTACCCCAACTATAA
- a CDS encoding GTP cyclohydrolase II, translating to MINPKIADALKDHIQIVPSGEKSIYLVGPIRLPVNLDGETVVFQWYCWLRCDNIAGAECGNTNIDHAAIIEMLSSSNLAEAQQSSVLVYGDFKGSADALIRMHSICHTGDIFGSKRCDCGYQLKQSMKMIVAHGTGALFYLANHEGRGIGLFSKAMAYVLQEQGLDTVEANLELGFEDDMRNYDDAIAVLGQLRQQPVTLITNNPRKLDALQRSGAEVSGRVPLWGDISEFNEKYLNTKVNRSGHFGSGPLTNAVVD from the coding sequence ATGATTAATCCCAAAATAGCAGATGCTCTCAAAGATCATATACAAATCGTACCCAGTGGCGAAAAATCCATCTATCTGGTCGGCCCAATCCGTCTGCCTGTAAATCTGGATGGCGAAACGGTCGTTTTCCAATGGTATTGCTGGTTGCGCTGTGACAATATCGCAGGTGCAGAATGCGGCAACACAAATATTGACCATGCAGCGATTATTGAGATGTTGTCTTCGTCCAATCTGGCGGAAGCACAGCAATCGAGCGTACTCGTATACGGCGACTTCAAAGGCTCCGCCGATGCGCTGATTCGTATGCACAGCATTTGTCATACTGGCGATATTTTTGGCAGCAAGCGCTGCGATTGCGGCTATCAGCTGAAGCAATCGATGAAAATGATCGTTGCTCACGGCACAGGGGCGTTATTCTATCTGGCGAATCATGAAGGACGCGGCATCGGTCTGTTCAGCAAAGCGATGGCATACGTACTGCAAGAGCAAGGTCTAGATACAGTAGAAGCGAATCTGGAGCTGGGCTTTGAAGATGATATGCGCAATTACGACGATGCGATCGCTGTACTGGGTCAGCTGCGTCAACAGCCCGTAACCCTGATCACGAACAACCCGCGCAAGCTGGATGCTTTACAGCGCTCTGGTGCAGAAGTGAGTGGTCGTGTACCGCTATGGGGAGACATCTCCGAATTTAACGAAAAATATCTGAATACAAAGGTGAATCGCTCCGGTCATTTCGGCAGTGGTCCACTGACTAACGCAGTGGTAGATTAA
- a CDS encoding DUF350 domain-containing protein translates to MLRNFVTDLGHVGIGLVILFAILLVGYYVFSRLTRYDDNKEIAAGNEAAGMYMGSKLLGLCIIVGLVSIGSDNWMDVIIWSAVGIVILCLVYIIFDLITPKTKLCEQIQNGNMALARLLRSVIIGISFVIGTFLM, encoded by the coding sequence ATGTTGAGAAATTTTGTAACGGATCTAGGTCATGTAGGAATTGGGCTGGTCATTTTATTTGCCATTTTGCTGGTGGGGTATTATGTATTCAGTCGCTTGACCCGGTACGATGATAACAAGGAGATCGCCGCAGGCAATGAAGCAGCTGGGATGTATATGGGCAGCAAGCTGCTCGGACTATGTATCATCGTTGGGCTAGTGTCGATTGGTTCGGACAACTGGATGGATGTGATCATCTGGTCAGCAGTCGGTATCGTGATTCTGTGTCTCGTGTATATTATCTTTGATCTGATCACACCGAAAACAAAATTGTGTGAGCAGATTCAGAACGGCAATATGGCGTTGGCGCGCTTGCTGCGCTCGGTGATTATTGGAATTTCGTTTGTGATTGGTACATTTCTGATGTAA
- a CDS encoding aldo/keto reductase: MTTDIKTTVKLNNGVEIPWFGLGVWQVEEGEDATKSVTAAINAGYVLIDTAAAYKNEESVGKAIRDSGVPRDQLFVTSKLWNGDQGYESTLAAFDDTMNKLGLDVLDLYLIHWPVKGKYKDSWRAMEKLYKEGRIRAIGVSNFQPHHLDDLLADAEVVPAVNQVEFHPLLTQNELLDYSAQKGIQVEAWSPLARGKLFDNETVKAIGEKYGKSPAQVLLRWVLDKGVIVLTRSVKEERIVDNANIFDFQLTTDEIDQLNALNKNERTGPDPDNFNF, encoded by the coding sequence ATGACAACAGATATCAAAACTACCGTGAAGCTGAACAATGGCGTAGAAATCCCATGGTTCGGTCTAGGCGTATGGCAAGTAGAAGAAGGCGAAGATGCAACCAAATCCGTAACTGCTGCGATCAATGCAGGCTATGTACTGATCGATACCGCCGCAGCCTACAAAAACGAGGAGAGCGTCGGCAAAGCAATCCGCGACTCCGGTGTACCGCGCGACCAACTGTTCGTTACATCCAAGCTGTGGAACGGCGATCAAGGCTACGAATCGACGCTGGCAGCGTTTGACGATACGATGAACAAGCTCGGTCTGGATGTACTGGATCTGTACCTTATTCACTGGCCAGTCAAAGGTAAGTACAAAGATTCCTGGCGTGCGATGGAGAAGCTGTACAAAGAAGGACGTATCCGTGCAATCGGCGTAAGTAACTTCCAACCGCATCATCTGGACGATCTGCTGGCAGATGCCGAAGTCGTACCAGCGGTCAATCAGGTGGAATTCCACCCACTGCTGACGCAAAACGAACTACTGGATTACAGCGCGCAAAAAGGTATTCAGGTGGAAGCTTGGTCCCCACTTGCCCGCGGTAAGCTGTTCGACAACGAAACCGTTAAAGCCATCGGCGAAAAATACGGCAAAAGCCCTGCACAAGTATTGCTGCGCTGGGTACTGGACAAAGGCGTCATCGTTCTGACTCGTTCCGTCAAAGAAGAACGTATTGTCGACAATGCTAACATTTTCGACTTCCAGCTCACGACTGACGAGATCGACCAACTGAACGCGCTCAACAAAAACGAGCGTACAGGCCCAGATCCAGACAATTTCAATTTCTAA
- a CDS encoding aspartyl-phosphate phosphatase Spo0E family protein translates to MEECIEQERRELNEMVQFYDLQDHRVLDQSRRVDSILNQYNHLKQTLLGTRSSIVGSS, encoded by the coding sequence ATGGAAGAGTGCATCGAACAAGAGCGCCGAGAACTTAATGAGATGGTGCAATTTTACGACCTACAAGACCACCGCGTATTGGACCAGTCGAGACGAGTAGATTCCATACTTAATCAGTACAATCATTTGAAACAGACACTTTTGGGTACTCGCAGTTCAATCGTAGGGTCTTCGTAA
- a CDS encoding YhgE/Pip domain-containing protein: MKSAFQAFMKLPTTKVGIMTAILFQVIFTVVWMTGYQGITDRLQNLSVAVVNEDPTYGQQIIEGLQRKVPVQLKTGLTLDQAQQQLQQREVQMIIQIPADFGSSIQSANPAQLHYLINESNPVMIKNMMTNIADQVTASVNKVAIQSGLTGVFAGAGQASEQQAQATAAMLAQRVVSDIQSVNPVQGMNNQMVPMMMVLASYVGAMIMGQNFQISSKAMASRFGRWQRMSVRLLVTAASAVVVSLIGTSLVALFGGQLGHGFFALWGFQALFLLTFMFVAQMFLFVFDMAGMLFNILILSVQLVSSGAMMPRELLPTFYHVLGSAFPATYAVQGLMNILFGGNGTGAACLALVLIFVVALIIIVVSTYFRRDRMPVSPVVAAAES, encoded by the coding sequence ATGAAAAGCGCATTTCAAGCATTTATGAAATTGCCAACGACCAAGGTTGGTATAATGACGGCAATTTTGTTTCAAGTAATTTTTACCGTTGTCTGGATGACCGGCTATCAAGGCATTACAGACCGTTTGCAAAATCTGAGCGTAGCGGTGGTTAACGAAGACCCTACCTACGGTCAGCAGATTATCGAAGGATTGCAGAGAAAGGTGCCAGTACAATTGAAAACTGGGCTAACTCTGGATCAAGCGCAGCAGCAATTGCAGCAGCGCGAAGTGCAGATGATTATTCAGATTCCAGCCGATTTTGGTTCATCTATACAATCGGCGAATCCAGCGCAGCTACATTATCTGATCAACGAATCGAATCCGGTAATGATCAAGAACATGATGACCAATATCGCTGATCAAGTAACGGCGAGCGTGAATAAAGTTGCGATTCAGAGCGGTTTAACTGGTGTATTTGCTGGTGCTGGTCAGGCGTCGGAACAACAGGCGCAAGCAACCGCAGCGATGCTAGCACAGCGCGTTGTATCGGATATTCAATCGGTGAATCCGGTGCAGGGGATGAACAACCAGATGGTTCCGATGATGATGGTGCTTGCGTCGTATGTAGGCGCGATGATCATGGGTCAGAATTTCCAAATTTCGTCCAAAGCAATGGCAAGCCGCTTCGGACGCTGGCAGCGCATGTCGGTACGCTTGCTCGTAACCGCTGCGTCGGCAGTGGTTGTATCGTTGATCGGTACTTCGCTTGTGGCGTTGTTTGGCGGACAATTAGGACATGGCTTCTTCGCCTTGTGGGGCTTCCAAGCGCTGTTCCTGTTAACCTTTATGTTTGTGGCGCAGATGTTCCTCTTCGTCTTCGATATGGCGGGGATGCTGTTCAACATTCTAATCTTGTCCGTACAGCTTGTTTCCTCCGGTGCGATGATGCCGCGTGAGCTGCTGCCGACGTTTTACCATGTACTGGGCAGTGCTTTTCCAGCAACGTATGCTGTGCAGGGCTTGATGAATATTTTGTTCGGCGGCAACGGTACAGGCGCTGCTTGTCTGGCGCTAGTACTAATCTTCGTCGTGGCATTGATCATCATTGTGGTGTCGACGTATTTCCGTCGTGACCGGATGCCCGTATCGCCCGTAGTAGCGGCAGCCGAGTCTTGA
- a CDS encoding DUF6359 domain-containing protein yields the protein MTAILTVATLLGFIPQQQVQAATALTVAQAIQSQSAGTITVTGIIVGHASGSQTADFTSPFANDFNVLLADSSSETSTSKLLDVQLPSSFRSQYGLQTNPGLIGTTITVTGTAGTYNNFAGVKSPTAITTGGSTTPPPTEPGTTLPNGTGKKVLFDNTHAQTAGAADWVIDGGFSDFANGLRADGFTVSSLERSIPYTFGEQAITYDKLKGYDVFVIAEPNVPFKTSEQAAMLQYVKGGGSIFFIGDHYNADRNKNRWDGSEAINGYRRGAYNNPTLGMSTEEAASPAMQNVTGSDWLGSNFGIRFRYNALGDANATDIVSSSQAFGITAGVSSVAMHAGSTLAILDPTKAKGIVYIPSGMSKWGNAVDQGVYNGGGRAEGPYAAVSKLGAGKAAFIGDSSPVEDASPKYKREENGQTKTTYDGYKEVNDATLLVNTVRWLAVKESYTDLTQVSGLTLDSKTSLLSIENPATSTEPQTEPWAAPAAGYKWYDPTTFKSGSYGYVAK from the coding sequence ATGACCGCGATTCTGACGGTCGCTACATTGCTTGGGTTTATCCCACAGCAGCAGGTGCAGGCGGCTACAGCGCTGACTGTGGCACAAGCGATTCAATCGCAAAGTGCAGGCACGATCACTGTAACCGGCATTATCGTCGGACACGCCAGCGGTTCACAAACCGCCGATTTTACTAGTCCGTTTGCCAATGATTTTAACGTGTTGCTGGCGGACAGTAGCAGCGAAACCAGCACATCCAAGCTGCTGGACGTTCAATTGCCATCTTCATTCCGTTCTCAATATGGGCTGCAAACCAACCCCGGATTGATTGGCACAACCATCACCGTTACAGGAACAGCCGGTACATACAACAACTTTGCGGGTGTAAAAAGCCCGACTGCCATCACGACTGGTGGCAGCACCACACCTCCACCAACCGAGCCGGGCACCACACTGCCTAACGGCACAGGCAAAAAAGTCCTGTTCGACAATACTCATGCGCAAACCGCAGGTGCAGCGGACTGGGTAATCGACGGCGGCTTCTCTGACTTCGCGAACGGTCTGCGTGCCGACGGATTTACGGTATCGTCGCTGGAGCGCTCCATTCCTTACACATTTGGCGAGCAAGCGATCACATACGACAAGCTGAAAGGCTATGACGTATTCGTTATCGCTGAGCCCAACGTACCGTTCAAAACAAGCGAACAGGCAGCCATGCTGCAATACGTCAAAGGTGGCGGCAGCATTTTCTTCATCGGCGATCACTACAACGCCGACCGTAACAAAAACCGCTGGGATGGTTCCGAAGCAATTAACGGATACCGTCGTGGTGCCTACAACAATCCGACACTGGGCATGTCTACAGAAGAAGCAGCTTCCCCAGCAATGCAAAATGTAACAGGCTCCGACTGGTTGGGCAGCAACTTCGGTATTCGTTTCCGTTACAATGCGTTGGGTGATGCTAACGCAACGGATATCGTATCTTCCTCCCAAGCCTTTGGCATTACAGCAGGTGTCAGCTCGGTAGCTATGCACGCTGGCTCCACACTGGCAATCCTTGATCCGACCAAAGCCAAAGGGATCGTCTACATCCCATCCGGTATGTCCAAATGGGGCAATGCAGTGGATCAGGGCGTATACAATGGCGGCGGACGCGCAGAAGGTCCGTATGCAGCCGTATCCAAGCTAGGTGCAGGTAAAGCAGCATTTATCGGCGATTCCTCTCCAGTTGAAGATGCTTCGCCTAAATACAAACGCGAAGAAAACGGTCAAACCAAAACAACCTATGATGGCTACAAAGAAGTCAACGATGCCACACTGCTGGTAAACACAGTTCGTTGGTTGGCTGTCAAAGAAAGCTATACCGATCTGACGCAAGTAAGTGGTCTGACACTGGACAGCAAAACATCCCTGCTGTCGATTGAAAATCCTGCTACATCGACTGAGCCGCAAACCGAACCGTGGGCTGCTCCAGCGGCAGGGTACAAATGGTATGACCCAACTACATTCAAATCCGGCTCATACGGTTATGTAGCCAAATAA
- a CDS encoding TetR/AcrR family transcriptional regulator, whose amino-acid sequence MVKQGEDHVKLRILQAARKLAADRGFEATTIREICREANANISLVSYYYGGKEHLFEAMLQQFIPFPLYSVQIRQEKLDPVTGMDRLIERVFDFGQQDPEISHILHQEFALRSERIATIQQYTFPAWELLRQYLRDGREQGVFHFYSLDQTFLQVIGSILFGSNTVKSFAFIPLLDQEEPDRQQQLDELKRYVLRGIGYRQELSSP is encoded by the coding sequence TTGGTAAAACAAGGCGAAGATCATGTCAAACTGCGAATTTTGCAGGCGGCACGTAAGCTGGCGGCAGACAGAGGCTTTGAAGCGACGACCATCCGCGAAATCTGTCGGGAGGCAAATGCGAATATTTCGCTCGTTTCCTATTATTACGGAGGCAAGGAGCATCTGTTTGAAGCGATGCTACAACAGTTTATTCCGTTTCCGCTCTATTCTGTGCAGATCCGGCAGGAGAAGCTCGACCCAGTAACTGGGATGGATCGATTGATTGAGCGGGTATTCGATTTTGGTCAGCAGGACCCGGAGATTTCTCATATTTTGCATCAGGAGTTTGCCCTTCGTTCGGAACGAATTGCGACGATTCAGCAGTATACGTTTCCTGCATGGGAGCTGCTGCGACAATATTTGAGGGACGGTCGGGAACAGGGCGTATTTCATTTTTATTCGCTGGACCAGACATTTTTGCAGGTGATAGGAAGTATTCTGTTTGGCAGCAATACCGTCAAATCGTTTGCATTTATTCCACTGCTGGATCAGGAAGAACCGGATCGTCAGCAGCAGCTGGATGAGTTGAAGCGATATGTATTGCGCGGTATCGGCTACCGTCAGGAATTGTCGTCTCCATAA
- a CDS encoding CynX/NimT family MFS transporter, whose amino-acid sequence MKRTLDIPGQSAALRNPAFLLFCILFVSCTMRSPITGLSPLLDLMRADFPISNTMAGFLTTIPLLAFALLSPFVAKLAGNYGMEKIIFFSMIVMMIGGWMRPFGGLGILVTGTFLTGLAIAVINVILPGMIKREFPHRIGLMTSIYSICSNVFAALASALSLPLAMNAGLGWKGSLLTWTVLATGALLFWVTQLRYNKVARLAKRSHTSGHSVWKSPLAWKITFFMGMQSMIFYVSIAWLPDILQEQGLSRIQSGYMLSLMQFSMLPFNFIIPILAARFATQRLLVTGTVAMYLIGLLGIIFGSGHLGIIAVCLILIGIAGAAAFSLSMMFFNLRTQTPEQATEISGMAQSVGYLLAACGPTLFGILHDTSNSWTIPLLLLVVAAVSLLYTGLGAGSKGYIYPTAPKNNEIHVE is encoded by the coding sequence ATGAAGCGTACGCTTGACATACCCGGTCAGTCCGCCGCGTTGCGGAATCCGGCCTTTTTACTGTTCTGTATCTTATTTGTTTCCTGCACGATGCGCAGTCCGATTACCGGGCTTAGTCCACTACTCGATCTGATGCGCGCTGATTTTCCCATTTCCAATACGATGGCGGGCTTTTTGACGACTATTCCACTGCTGGCGTTTGCGCTGTTATCTCCTTTCGTTGCCAAGCTAGCAGGCAATTACGGGATGGAAAAAATCATTTTCTTTTCGATGATCGTCATGATGATTGGCGGCTGGATGCGTCCGTTTGGCGGACTCGGTATCTTGGTCACTGGTACGTTTCTGACGGGTCTGGCGATTGCCGTGATTAACGTTATTTTGCCGGGCATGATCAAGCGTGAATTTCCGCATCGCATCGGGCTGATGACGAGTATTTATTCGATTTGCAGCAATGTATTTGCCGCACTGGCGTCTGCACTCAGTTTACCGCTCGCCATGAATGCGGGTCTCGGCTGGAAAGGCTCTCTGCTCACTTGGACCGTACTGGCAACCGGAGCGCTGTTGTTCTGGGTCACCCAGTTGCGCTACAACAAGGTCGCTCGTCTGGCGAAGCGCTCGCATACATCTGGTCATAGTGTCTGGAAATCGCCGCTCGCGTGGAAAATCACCTTTTTCATGGGCATGCAGTCGATGATCTTCTATGTATCCATCGCTTGGTTACCGGACATTTTGCAAGAGCAAGGCTTGTCCCGCATACAATCCGGCTATATGCTGTCTCTGATGCAGTTTTCCATGCTGCCCTTTAACTTTATTATTCCGATTCTAGCAGCACGCTTCGCTACCCAGCGTCTGCTTGTTACTGGAACCGTCGCCATGTATCTGATCGGTCTGCTTGGGATCATCTTTGGCAGTGGGCATCTTGGTATTATCGCCGTTTGTCTGATCCTGATCGGTATCGCTGGTGCTGCTGCATTTAGCCTTTCAATGATGTTCTTCAACCTGCGTACCCAGACACCGGAGCAAGCAACCGAAATTTCCGGTATGGCGCAATCCGTCGGCTATCTGCTAGCTGCCTGCGGCCCTACCCTATTCGGTATTCTGCACGACACTTCCAACAGCTGGACTATTCCGCTGCTGCTGCTCGTTGTAGCTGCTGTCAGCCTTCTCTACACAGGTCTCGGCGCAGGCAGCAAGGGCTATATTTATCCAACCGCTCCCAAAAACAACGAGATTCATGTCGAATAG